From Camelina sativa cultivar DH55 chromosome 20, Cs, whole genome shotgun sequence, the proteins below share one genomic window:
- the LOC104769253 gene encoding very-long-chain (3R)-3-hydroxyacyl-CoA dehydratase PASTICCINO 2, which produces MAGFLSVVRRVYLTLYNWIVFAGWAQVLYFAVKTLRETGYENVYDAIEKPLQLAQTAAVLEILHGLVGLVRSPVSATLPQIGSRLFLTWGILYSFPEVRSHFLVTSLVISWSITEIIRYSFFGFKEALGFAPSWHLWLRYSSFLLLYPTGITSEVGLIYLALPHIKTSEMYSVRMPNTLNFSFDYFYAAIVVLAIYVPGSPHMYRYMLGQRKRALSKSKRE; this is translated from the exons ATGGCGGGCTTTCTCTCCGTGGTCAGGCGTGTGTATCTCACTCTCTATAACTGGATCGTCTTTGCTGGATG GGCTCAAGTTTTGTACTTTGCTGTAAAGACTTTGAGGGAAACGGGATATGAAAATGTCTATGACGCCATTGAGAAGCCTCTTCAGCTTGCTCAGACTGCTGCCGTTCTCGAG ATTCTTCATGGATTAGTAG GTTTGGTCAGATCTCCTGTTTCTGCAACTCTGCCACAGATAGGTTCAAGGCTATTTCTCACTTGGGGCATCCTATACAGTTTCCCAGAG GTCCGATCTCATTTTTTGGTCACGTCACTGGTTATAAGCTGGTCCATCACAGAG ATTATTCGCTACTCCTTTTTTGGCTTTAAGGAAGCTCTAGGCTTTGCTCCTTCATGGCACTTGTGGCTCAG ATACAGCAGCTTTTTGTTGCTATACCCTACCGGTATCACCAGTGAAGTTGGTCTTATCTACCTTGCCTTACCACACATCAAG ACATCGGAGATGTACAGCGTTAGGATGCCTAACACATTGAACTTCTCATTCGACTACTTCTATGCAGCAATAGTTGTCCTTGCAATATATGTCCCAG GTAGTCCACACATGTACAGGTACATGCTTGGTCAGCGAAAGAGAGCTCTCTCGAAATCCAAGAGGGAATGA
- the LOC104769254 gene encoding mechanosensitive ion channel protein 2, chloroplastic translates to MALYGTLQLSHGMGLCRNQGCYKPQYSAIYQRRLHISKAPLSLVVPLGQHGFSNILLSDYLRRPICSVPSRTTTFRCHSFSVDSNAIEPAVKAVSVVLAKSQGLIQQFPFVYKLVPAVALLVFSLWGLVPVVRQGRNLLLNKNDNGWKKSGTYYVMTSYVQPLLLWLGALFICRALDPIVLPTEASKIVKDRLLNFVRSLSTVLAFAYCISSLIQQTQKLFIETSNPSDTRNMGFQFAGKAVYSAVWVAAVSLFMELLGFSTQKWLTAGGLGTVLITLAGREILTNFLSSVMIHATRPFVLNEWIQTKIEGYEVSGTVEHVGWWSPTIIRGEDREAIHIPNHKFTVNVVRNLTQKTHWRIKTHLAISHLDVNKINNIVADMRKVLAKNPMVEQQRLHRRVFLENVIPENQALSILISCFVKTCHHEEYLGVKEAILLDLLRVISHHRARLATPLRTIRRMYTDADVENAPFGESMYGPGGVGSRRPLMLIEPSYKINGEDKPKSQNRASKPTAEQENKGSSPKSKETSPLDPKENATVGESPVSDTNKVPDEPVAKPGIKAVSKPATTPKDTETAGAEKAKAKRSGSSTIKSPKTDETDGSTSSASRSALEENIVLGVALEGSKRTLPIEEEIHSSSVETDTKELTGARRSGGGNGPLVADKEQKDGQSQSSSGAPSEQ, encoded by the exons ATGGCCCTTTATGGTACGTTGCAGTTGTCTCATGGTATGGGACTTTGCAGAAACCAAGGGTGCTATAAGCCGCAATAT AGTGCCATATATCAAAGGAGGCTGCATATATCAAAGGCTCCTCTCTCATTAGTTGTTCCG TTAGGCCAACATGGTTTCAGCAATATTCTACTCTCGGATTACCTTCGTAGGCCTATTTGTTCTGTTCCATCAAGAACCACCACTTTTCGGTGTCATTCCTTTTCTGTAGACAGCAACGCAATTGAACCTGCTGTTAAAGCTGTCTCTGTGGTGCTAGCAAA GTCACAGGGGTTGATACAACAATTCCCTTTTGTTTATAAGTTGGTTCCAGCTGTTGCTCTTCTTGTTTTCTCCCTGTGGGGTTTAGTGCCTGTTGTTCGTCAAGGAAGAAACCTACTACTCAAT AAGAATGATAACGGTTGGAAGAAAAGTGGTACGTATTATGTTATGACGTCGTATGTTCAACCTCTGCTACTATGGTTAGGAGCTCTATTCATTTGCAG GGCATTAGATCCCATTGTCCTTCCTACAGAAGCTAGCAAAATTGTGAAGGATCgacttttgaattttgtgagGTCACTATCGACGGTTCTTGCATTTGCTTACTGCATATCCAG TCTTATCCAACAAACACAAAAGCTCTTCATAGAAACCAGTAATCCGAGCGATACAAGAAAT ATGGGATTTCAATTTGCTGGAAAAGCAGTGTATTCTGCTGTATGGGTTGCTGCTGTATCACTTTTTATGGAGTTGCTGGGTTTCTCTACACAAAAATGGCTCACTGCTGGAGGTCTTGGGACAGTTTTGATTACTCTTGCTGGCCGTGAG ATTTTGACAAACTTTCTTTCAAGTGTTATGATTCATGCAACCCGGCCATTTGTTTTGAATGAGTGGATTCAAACAAAGATAGAAGGTTATGAAGTTTCTGGTACTGTGGAG CATGTTGGTTGGTGGTCACCAACAATCATAAGAGGTGAAGACCGTGAGGCAATCCACATCCCAAACCATAAGTTCACAGTCAATGTCGTGAGAAACCTTACTCAGAAAACTCATTGGCGTATCAAAACTCACCTAGCAATCAGTCACTTGGATGTCAACAAAATAAAT AATATTGTAGCTGACATGAGGAAGGTATTGGCCAAGAATCCTATGGTTGAGCAGCAGAGGTTACATAGAAGGGTATTCTTGGAGAATGTCATTCCAGAAAATCAGGCCCTCTCG ATACTGATCTCTTGCTTTGTGAAGACGTGTCATCACGAAGAATACTTGGGTGTTAAG GAAGCTATATTGTTGGACCTTCTAAGAGTCATAAGCCACCACCGAGCACGTCTAGCTACACCACTTCGTACGATCCGTAGGATGTACACAGATGCTGACGTGGAAAATGCACCATTTGGGGAATCGATGTATGGACCTGGAGGTGTTGGTTCTCGGCGTCCTTTGATGCTAATTGAACCCTCTTACAAAATCAATGGAGAAGACaaaccaaaatctcaaaacCGTGCATCAAAACCAACCGCAGAGCAAGAAAATAAGGGTTCGAGTCCAAAGTCAAAAGAAACGTCTCCTCTTGACCCAAAGGAGAATGCAACAGTTGGAGAATCGCCGGTTTCCGATACCAACAAAGTACCTGATGAACCAGTAGCAAAGCCAGGAATCAAAGCGGTCTCTAAACCGGCGACCACCCCAAAGGATACAGAAACAGCAGGAGCTGAGAAAGCAAAGGCCAAGAGAAGTGGTAGTAGCACAATAAAGTCACCAAAGACCGATGAAACAGATGGTTCAACATCATCAGCGTCTAGATCAGCTTTGGAAGAGAACATAGTACTGGGTGTTGCACTAGAGGGCTCAAAGAGAACACTTCCAATCGAAGAAGAGATCCATTCTTCTTCCGTGGAAACAGATACTAAAGAACTCACCGGAGCTCGCAGATCTGGTGGTGGAAACGGACCTTTGGTGGCAGATAAGGAACAGAAAGATGGCCAATCTCAATCAAGCTCAGGTGCTCCGAGCGAGCAGTGA
- the LOC104769255 gene encoding protein NETWORKED 2C-like, translating to MLRRAASNAYSWWWASHVRTKQSKWLEENLQDIEGKVQYALKLLEDEGDSFAKRAEMYYKSRPELISFVEESFKAYRALAERYDHISKELQNANTTIASVFPDQVPEFAMNEDDDDDAPTTPRKHKTHASNQNVPKVPNFPIKDPEAAKKLFMSRNAIKEQNASSSVVNKSGMSKAEAVEEIDKLQKEILVLQTEKEFVKSSYENALAKYWEIEKCITEKQEKVCSLQDEFDEGAVVIEDKEAQILMSTTALKSCQEKLEEMRDQQEKNVKESEITREQIKESTEEVGNLSDAILPGDERTNQEIYSDKEKLESSEENINEQVDDFDAKSCLTITDVADKIDELVNDVINLESLFSSQAALIHRLREEIDDLKAQIRALQKENNSSQTDDNMDMRKKLKEMEEKLKGIKDIDQEVEGKSKKIEIHLTQAHLKLIFLSKRVKSLKEGEEDNATTTDVPIQEDAESLTDTKLPEENNDDSVVSENVSNMNSASEVVDTEKDLTGEVNQEETIEATRKEASLDDLEKHISVSSSPKSDIITTTQDSDESVLQQLLAHGIEGREKHLLMEYTKVLRNYKEVKKRLDEAETKLKSVNTVKDEQVRAKDQQGDKLFMLIYREDYATNAITGQKQRLSPNEEQFGERVDALLSENLNLLVRFSNSFGQIQQFDTGIKDLHVEILKIIKQKNQDGGRNNLKSKVRPIYKHLSEIRTEMTVWLEKSLLLKEEINMRASTLSDIQNEIAEALKTDSEDSEKKLTIYQGAKFEGEVSNMTKENNRIAEELQTGLDQVTKLKKDADTTLEKLREELKLSESNAESSQDDKTRIPLRSFIFDVKPKKQRLSIFSCIQPSLYKKKPTTGS from the exons ATGCTACGAAGAGCTGCGAGCAATGCGTACTCATGGTGGTGGGCAAGCCACGTTCGAACCAAACAATCCAAATGGCTCGAAGAAAACCTTCAAG ATATCGAGGGAAAGGTGCAATACGCACTTAAGCTTTTGGAAGATGAAGGTGATTCGTTTGCTAAGCGTGCAGAAATGTATTACAAGAGTAGACCTGAATTGATAAGTTTTGTGGAAGAATCTTTCAAGGCTTACCGTGCTTTAGCTGAACGCTATGATCATATCTCCAAGGAGCTTCAAAACGCTAACACCACAATTGCATCTGTTTTTCCTGACCAAGTCCCTGAGTTTGCCATgaacgaagacgacgacgacgatgcCCCTACCACAcctagaaaacataaaacgcATGCATCAAATCAAAATGTTCCAAAGGTTCCTAATTTTCCCATTAAAGATCCTGAGGCTGCAAAAAAGTTGTTCATGTCAAGGAACGCTATTAAAGAACAAAACGCCTCGTCGTCCGTTGTTAACAAGTCTGGGATGAGTAAAGCTGAGGCGGTGGAAGAGATTGATAAGTTGCAGAAAGAGATTCTTGTTTTGCAGACTGAGAAAGAGTTTGTGAAGAGCTCTTATGAGAATGCACTTGCAAAGTATTGGGAGATTGAGAAATGTATCACAGAGAAACAAGAGAAGGTGTGTAGTTTGCAAGACGAGTTTGACGAAGGTGCTGTTGTCATTGAAGATAAAGAAGCTCAGATATTGATGTCCACCACAGCTCTCAAATCATGCCAAGAGAAACTagaagagatgagagatcaacaggaaaaaaatgtgaaagaatcAGAGATTACAAGAGAACAGATCAAAGAGTCAACAGAGGAAGTTGGTAATCTTTCTGATGCAATATTGCCTGGTGATGAAAGAACAAACCAAGAAATATACAGTGATAAGGAGAAGTTGGAATCAtcagaagaaaatataaatgaaCAGGTTGATGACTTTGATGCTAAGTCGTGTCTTACCATAACAGATGTGGCAGATAAGATCGATGAGCTTGTGAATGATGTGATCAATTTGGAGAGCTTGTTCTCATCTCAAGCAGCTTTAATACACAGACTAAGAGAAGAGATTGATGATCTCAAAGCACAAATCAGAGctctacaaaaagaaaacaattcatCTCAAACTGATGACAATATGGACATGAGAAAGAAGTTGAAAGAGATGGAGGAAAAGCTGAAAGGTATTAAGGATATAGACCAAGAAGTTGAGGGAAAGAGTAAGAAGATTGAAATACACCTTACACAAGCacatttaaaactaattttcttATCCAAGAGAGTAAAAAGCTTGAAGGAAGGAGAGGAAGACAATGCTACTACTACTGATGTGCCAATACAAGAAGATGCAGAATCTTTGACTGATACAAAGTTGCCAGAAGAAAACAATGATGATTCAGTTGTGTCTGAAAATGTTTCAAATATGAATTCAGCATCTGAAGTGGTTGATACTGAGAAAGATCTCACGGGTGAAGTTAACCAAGAAGAGACAATTGAAGCTACAAGAAAGGAAGCGTCATTAGATGATTTAGAGAAACATATATCTGTCTCATCATCACCAAAGTCTGATattataacaacaacacaagattCTGATGAGTCAGTTTTGCAGCAGTTGCTAGCACATGGGATAGAAGGCAGAGAGAAACATTTGTTAATGGAATACACGAAAGTACTTCGCAACTACAAGGAAGTAAAGAAGAGGTTAGATGAAGCTGAAACTAAACTGAAGAGTGTAAACACCGTGAAGGATGAACAAGTCAGAGCCAAGGATCAACAAGGGGACAAATTGTTCATGCTAATTTACAGAGAAGATTATGCCACAAATGCAATAACTGGTCAAAAGCAGAGGCTATCACCAAATGAAGAGCAATTCGGAGAACGCGTTGATGCATTACTAAGCGAGAATTTGAACTTGTTGGTGAGGTTTAGCAACTCCTTTGGCCAGATACAACAGTTTGATACAGGGATCAAGGACTTACACGTTGAGATATTGAAgatcataaaacaaaagaatcaagatGGAGGAAGAAACAATCTCAAATCAAAGGTTCGTCCCATATACAAACACCTCAGCGAGATCCGCACCGAAATGACAGTTTGGTTAGAGAAGAGTTTGCTTCtaaaagaagaaatcaacaTGAGAGCTTCAACTTTGAGTGACATACAAAATGAAATAGCAGAAGCTCTCAAAACAGATTCTGAAGACTCTGAAAAGAAACTTACAATCTACCAAGGAGCTAAATTTGAAGGAGAGGTTTCGAACATGACAAAGGAGAACAATAGGATAGCAGAAGAGTTGCAAACAGGTTTAGATCAAGTTACAAAACTTAAGAAGGATGCTGATACGACACTCGAGAAACTAAGAGAGGAGCTTAAACTGTCTGAATCAAATGCAGAATCTTCGCAAGATGACAAAACTCGTATTCCTTTGAGGTCATTCATATTTGAtgtgaaaccaaagaaacaaagactATCCATATTCTCTTGTATTCAACCTTCATTGTATAAGAAGAAGCCTACTACTGGTTCATAG
- the LOC104769258 gene encoding AP2-like ethylene-responsive transcription factor AIL6, with protein sequence MAPMTNWLTFSLSPMEMLRSSDQSQFVSYDASSAASSSPYLLDNFYGWTNQKPQEFFKEEAHLAAAASMADSTILTTFVDPQSHHSQSHIPKLEDFLGDSSSMVRYSDNSQTETQDSSLTQIYDPRHHHQNHHNQTGFYSDHHDFKTMAGFQTAFSTNSGSEVDDSASIGRTHLAGEYLGHVVESSSGPDLGFHGGSTNTGGALSLAVNVNNNSTNQHRNDNEITNHHYRGERNNNNEHNNENKTESEKEKPIVAVETSDCSNKKIADTFGQRTSIYRGVTRHRWTGRYEAHLWDNSCRREGQARKGRQVYLGGYDKEDKAARAYDLAALKYWNATATTNFPITNYSKELEDMKHMTKQEFIASLRRKSSGFSRGASIYRGVTRHHQQGRWQARIGRVAGNKDLYLGTFATEEEAAEAYDIAAIKFRGINAVTNFEMNRYDVEAIMKSALPIGGAAKRLKLSLEAASSEQKPILGHQLHHFQQQQQQQQQQLQLQSSPNHSSINFALCPNSAVQSQQIIPCGIPFEAAALYHHQQQQQQQQQQQQQQQQQQNFFQHFPANAASDSTGSNNNSNVQGSMGLMAPNPAEFFLWPNNQSY encoded by the exons ATGGCTCCGATGACGAACTGGTTAACGTTTTCTCTGTCACCAATGGAGATGTTGAGGTCATCTGATCAGTCTCAGTTTGTCTCCTATGACGCTTCTTCCGCCGCTTCCTCTTCTCCTTATCTCCTCGATAATTTCTATG GTTGGACGAATCAAAAGCCACAAGAGTTTTTCAAAGAAGAAGCTCACTTAGCAGCAGCAGCTTCAATGGCGGATTCAACAATCTTAACAACGTTCGTAGACCCACAGTCTCATCATTCTCAGAGTCACATCCCTAAGCTCGAAGATTTTCTCGGTGACTCTTCTTCGATGGTCCGTTACTCAGACAACAGTCAAACCGAAACACAAGACTCTTCCCTCACTCAAATCTACGATCCACGTCACCACCACCAAAACCACCATAACCAAACCGGGTTCTACTCTGATCACCACGATTTCAAAACCATGGCCGGTTTTCAAACCGCTTTCTCTACAAACTCCGGTTCTGAAGTCGATGACTCTGCTTCTATCGGAAGGACTCATCTCGCTGGAGAGTATTTGGGTCACGTTGTTGAATCTTCTTCCGGACCGGACCTAGGGTTTCACGGTGGATCTACCAACACTGGTGGAGCTTTGTCACTTGCGGTTAACGTTAACAACAACAGTACTAATCAGCACCGTAATGATAATGAGATTACTAATCATCATTACCGTGgtgagagaaacaacaacaacgaacACAACAACGAGAACAAGACAGAATCTGAGAAAGAGAAGCCAATCGTGGCTGTTGAAACATCGGATTGTTCTAATAAGAAGATTGCTGATACGTTTGGACAAAGGACTTCGATTTACAGAGGTGTTACTCG ACATAGATGGACGGGAAGATATGAAGCTCATCTATGGGATAATAGCTGTAGGAGAGAAGGTCAGGCCAGGAAAGGTCGTcaag TATACTTGG GTGGATATGACAAAGAGGATAAGGCAGCTCGTGCTTACGATTTAGCGGCGCTTAAATACTGGAATGCTACTGCTACCACCAATTTCCCT ATTACCAATTACTCGAAAGAATTGGAGGACATGAAGCACATGACCAAGCAAGAGTTCATTGCCTCCCTCAGGAG GAAGAGTAGCGGTTTCTCTAGAGGAGCTTCGATATACCGAGGTGTGACAAGGCATCATCAACAAGGACGTTGGCAAGCAAGGATTGGCCGTGTTGCCGGGAATAAAGATCTTTACCTTGGAACCTTTG CGACGGAAGAGGAAGCTGCTGAGGCCTACGACATAGCAGCAATCAAATTCAGAGGAATAAACGCTGTAACTAACTTTGAGATGAACCGTTACGACGTTGAAGCCATCATGAAGAGTGCACTTCCCATTGGTGGTGCAGCTAAACGTCTTAAGCTCTCTTTAGAAGCTGCTTCATCAGAGCAAAAACCAATCCTCGGTCATCAACTTCATCATTtccagcaacagcagcagcagcagcaacaacagcttCAGCTTCAGTCATCTCCGAATCACAGTAGCATTAACTTCGCTCTTTGTCCTAACTCAGCGGTTCAGTCTCAACAGATCATTCCTTGTGGAATCCCTTTTGAAGCAGCTGCCCTTTACcatcaccaacaacaacagcaacagcaacagcagcagcagcagcagcagcagcagcaacagaacTTTTTCCAGCATTTTCCTGCGAATGCAGCTTCTGACTCGACCGGGTCTAATAACAA